The Plectropomus leopardus isolate mb chromosome 22, YSFRI_Pleo_2.0, whole genome shotgun sequence genome includes a window with the following:
- the LOC121961710 gene encoding uncharacterized protein LOC121961710 → MKAIAAFLLVLCHLAISHAWECDEAPQLSGAQQIDAGLGKVVALAHNRTYLLVRTYWTYMSTTRFKHVSVGRTGVWACDSSNKVYKYIAGNFVRSTGLSMQQVDAGGDGQLVGISTTSSSYCVMSRTASLYSTPTSLTWRSLSRSLRYISCSPKNECWGVDRSHRVYFMRVNPTTCRASNWRQVTGQQMIMVEVGDDGSVFGINTRGQVYQRVGISYGSASSGSRWNFIPMCMKIRSLSYDLRTLWVVTKAGFILKCLQTPKHRDDMKAIAAFLLVLCHLAVSHAWSCDEGPQLYDAQQIDAGLGKVVVLARNISYCLIGSSWTPLSSIQFGHVSVGPAGIWASDTSNRVYKYIQGKFEQSSGLSMFQVDAGGSGQLVGADTASRPYCLTSSSVSLYSGSSSLSWTSLGGILRYISCSQKNGCWGISPTFSVFHTSNVDPTNCRNSGWRQVRGLNLKMIEVGNDGAVFGLGTDGRVYQRTGITYGRATSGRGWANIPMCMKIRSLSYNLGTLWVVTYSGLVLKCKR, encoded by the exons ATGAAAGCTATCGCAGCCTTCTTGCTGGTGCTGTGTCATCTGGCCATCAGTCATG CCTGGGAATGCGATGAGGCTCCACAGCTGTCTGGTGCTCAACAGATTGACGCTGGCCTGGGGAAAGTGGTTGCACTTGCCCATAATCGTACCTATTTGCTGGTGAGAACATATTGGACCTACATGAGCACAACCCGATTCAAGCATGTCTCAGTGGGACGTACAGGAGTTTGGGCATGTGACAGCTCAAACAAGGTCTACAAGTACATTGCTGGCAACTTTGTAAGATCCACTG GTCTGTCTATGCAGCAGGTAGATGCTGGAGGTGATGGTCAACTTGTGGGAATTAGTACCACCTCCAGCTCCTACTGCGTGATGAGTAGAACAGCTTCTCTTTACAGCACACCAACCTCCCTGACCTGGAGATCCCTGTCAAGGAGTTTGAGGTACATCAGCTGCAGCCCAAAAAACGAATGCTGGGGAGTCGACAGAAGTCACCGAGTCTACTTCATG CGTGTAAACCCAACAACCTGCCGAGCCTCTAACTGGAGACAAGTGACAGGGCAACAAATGATAATGGTTGAAGTGGGGGATGATGGAAGTGTATTTGGAATCAACACACGTGGTCAAGTCTACCAAAG AGTTGGAATCAGCTATGGTTCAGCATCTTCTGGCAGTCGTTGGAACTTCATCCCAATGTGCATGAAAATTCGCAGCCTGAGCTACGACCTGCGCACACTTTGGGTTGTTACCAAAGCTGGCTTTATCCTGAAGTGC CTACAGACTCCCAAACACAGAGACGACATGAAAGCTATCGCAGCCTTCTTGCTGGTGCTGTGTCATCTTGCTGTCAGTCATG CCTGGAGCTGCGATGAGGGTCCACAGCTTTATGATGCTCAACAGATTGATGCTGGGCTGGGGAAAGTGGTCGTCCTTGCAAGAAATATTTCCTATTGCCTGATTGGATCATCTTGGACCCCTCTGAGCTCAATCCAATTCGGGCATGTCTCAGTGGGACCTGCAGGAATTTGGGCAAGTGACACCTCAAACAGGGTCTACAAGTACATTCAAGGAAAATTTGAACAATCCTCTG GCCTGTCTATGTTTCAGGTGGATGCTGGAGGTTCTGGTCAACTTGTGGGAGCTGATACCGCCTCCCGGCCCTACTGCCTGACAAGTAGCTCAGTTTCTCTTTACAGTGGATCATCCTCTCTGAGCTGGACGTCCTTGGGAGGGATTTTGAGGtacatcagctgcagccaaaaAAATGGATGCTGGGGAATCAGCCCAACTTTCAGTGTCTTCCATACATCA AATGTAGACCCAACAAACTGTCGTAACAGTGGCTGGAGACAAGTGAGAGGCCTAAATCTGAAAATGATTGAAGTGGGGAATGATGGAGCTGTTTTCGGACTGGGCACAGATGGCCGAGTCTACCAAAG AACTGGCATCACCTATGGTCGCGCAACTTCTGGCAGAGGTTGGGCCAACATCCCAATGTGTATGAAAATTCGCAGCCTGAGCTACAACCTGGGCACACTTTGGGTTGTTACCTATTCTGGCCTTGTTCTTAAGTGCAAAAGGTAA